From one Anopheles bellator chromosome 1, idAnoBellAS_SP24_06.2, whole genome shotgun sequence genomic stretch:
- the LOC131216643 gene encoding ribonuclease P protein subunit p29 produces MSGFTSSFVASFVRPEVRPESYASTKAYESLHLVRHPKPKVAKPQTKQKRRLSRRDIKELGLYAIPHDSVRYEDAVPLHRLWCGYISRFLQHRTPEVTESQYNPLVASLLKADYHGAKITVVRSKQSSVVGMKGIVVLDTKGTFKVVSKDNRVRTIPKNDSVFEIHSKDKTVTVFGKYLNARPAERSVRKIKVFSIPDL; encoded by the exons ATGAGCG GTTTCACCTCTTCGTTTGTTGCAAGTTTCGTGCGGCCAGAAGTACGCCCCGAGTCCTACGCTTCCACGAAGGCGTACGAAAGTTTGCATCTAGTGAGGCACCCCAAACCGAAAGTAGCCAAGCCTCAGACCAAACAGAAAAGGAGACTATCCCGGAGAGATATCAAAGAACTGGGGCTTTATGCGATACCACACGACTCAGTCCGATATGAAGATGCAGTTCCTCTGCACAGGTTGTGGTGTGGATACATTTCCAGATTCCTGCAACACCGCACGCCGGAAGTAACGGAGTCCCAGTACAACCCGCTGGT CGCCAGTCTTTTAAAGGCGGATTATCACGGAGCCAAAATCACGGTCGTTCGGTCGAAGCAATCCAGCGTAGTCGGTATGAAAGGGATCGTCGTCCTGGATACGAAGGGAACGTTCAAAGTTGTCTCCAAGGACAACAGAGTGCGAA caATTCCCAAAAACGATTCCGTCTTTGAAATACATTCCAAGGACAAGACCGTCACGGTGTTcggcaaatatttgaacgcACGCCCGGCGGAGCGGTCTGTGCGGAAAATAAAAGTGTTCTCCATCCCCGATTTGTAG
- the LOC131216837 gene encoding vang-like protein 2 has protein sequence MGTMMETESVKSEPGSKSRRSRGAQQHQQQQQQQGNNHSAGTLGSHRTRHSHRSNNHSRSKRPDMAPFQTSVNLGEDGRDGQEIIEVSILPQDETWGDNTTAITGNTSEQSISMEDVSYFQMTDDRGVGFACQRYLERGAAVLLCSVAFVGPLVMVILPKAGIFPSAFESLDLTQNERLQLLACNAECKGMLVSLAARLLLLAIGLWALFLRRPLAIMPRIFLFRSCSLLLVLIASFAYWLFYIVQVTEGARAIVSGSSVVDYRTLVAYATSYCDTLLFIHYVAVVLLEIRHLQPLYHVKVIRSPDGESHSYSIGQLSIQRTAVWVLQRYYTEFSIYNPYLERLPVSKAQRKAAAVSSFKYYDVDGATPAQQQTQSRAVLAAHARRRDSSHNERFYEEHEYERRVKKRRARLVTAAEEAFTHIKRMQQQEAGTSGGSGSQQGTNGPPAIPLDPQEAAQAIFPSMARALQKYLRVTRQQPRHTVESILKHLAHCLKHDMSPRAFLEPYLVEAPVLQNDKERRQNHNWALICDELLSRPISDGCTFQLIQNDVSLTVSINRIPHFTVSEEVVDPKSNKFVLKLNSETSV, from the coding sequence ATGGGCACGATGATGGAAACGGAATCGGTGAAGTCGGAACCAGGAAGCAAAAGCAGGCGGTCGCGCGGTgcccaacagcatcagcagcagcagcagcagcagggcaacAATCATAGCGCGGGGACGCTGGGATCGCACCGGACGCGCCACTCGCATCGGAGCAACAATCACTCGCGCAGCAAGCGCCCGGACATGGCCCCGTTCCAGACGAGCGTGAACCTCGGCGAGGACGGGCGGGACGGGCAGGAGATCATCGAGGTGTCGATCCTGCCGCAGGACGAAACATGGGGCGACAACACGACCGCCATCACGGGCAACACTTCCGAGCAGAGCATCTCGATGGAGGACGTCAGCTACTTCCAGATGACGGATGACCGCGGGGTTGGCTTTGCCTGCCAGCGGTACCTGGAGCGGGGGGCGGCCGTTCTCCTCTGTTCCGTGGCCTTCGTGGGCCCGCTCGTGATGGTGATCCTTCCGAAGGCCGGCATCTTCCCGTCCGCCTTCGAAAGCCTCGATCTCACCCAGAACGAGCGGCTCCAGCTGCTGGCGTGCAACGCAGAGTGCAAGGGGATGCTGGTCTCGCTGGCCGCACGGTTGCTCCTGCTGGCCATCGGACTGTGGGCCCTGTTCCTTCGCCGTCCGCTGGCGATCATGCCGCGGATCTTTCTGTTCCGCTCGTGCTCCCTGCTGCTCGTGCTGATCGCGTCCTTCGCCTACTGGTTGTTCTACATCGTCCAGGTGACGGAGGGGGCCCGGGCCATCGTGTCCGGGTCGTCGGTTGTCGACTACCGCACACTGGTGGCGTACGCAACGAGCTACTGCGACACGTTGCTCTTCATCCACTACGTGGCGGTTGTGCTGCTGGAAATACGGCACCTGCAGCCGCTGTACCACGTGAAGGTGATCCGCAGCCCGGATGGCGAGTCCCACAGCTACAGCATCGGGCAGCTAAGTATCCAACGAACGGCCGTCTGGGTGCTGCAGCGGTACTACACCGAGTTTAGCATCTACAATCCGTACCTGGAGCGGTTACCGGTGTCCAAGGCGCAGCGTAAGGCGGCCGCCGTCTCGTCCTTCAAGTACTACGACGTGGACGGAGCGACACCGGCCCAACAGCAGACACAGTCCCGAGCCGTGCTGGCGGCTCACGCCCGCCGCAGGGACTCGTCGCACAACGAGCGCTTCTACGAGGAACACGAGTATGAGCGGCGGGTGAAGAAGCGGCGGGCACGCCTCGTGACCGCCGCCGAGGAAGCGTTTACGCACATCAAGCGtatgcagcagcaggaggcgGGAACCAGTGGCGGTAGCGGATCGCAGCAGGGCACCAATGGCCCACCGGCCATTCCGCTCGATCCGCAGGAAGCGGCCCAAGCGATCTTCCCGTCCATGGCGCGCGCCCTCCAGAAGTATCTGCGAGTGACGCGACAGCAGCCCCGCCATACGGTCGAGTCGATCCTGAAGCACCTGGCGCACTGCCTCAAGCACGACATGTCACCGCGGGCCTTCCTCGAACCGTACCTGGTGGAGGCACCGGTGCTGCAGAACGACAAGGAGCGCCGCCAGAACCACAACTGGGCGCTGATCTGCGACGAGCTGCTGTCGCGGCCGATCTCCGACGGTTGCACCTTCCAGCTGATCCAGAACGACGTGTCGCTCACGGTATCGATCAACCGAATTCCGCACTTTACCGTGAGCGAGGAGGTGGTCGATCCGAAGTCGAACAAGTTCGTGCTGAAGCTCAACTCGGAGACGAGCGTGTGA